A stretch of DNA from Amylolactobacillus amylophilus DSM 20533 = JCM 1125:
TAAATCGGGTGTGTCAATTTTTCCAGGGTAGCTCTATTTAGGCTTTTTGCCAGACGTCTTTCCTACAATAGCTATCGTACTGATCAACCAGACTACGATAGTTACAAGTAGAACAAAACCTGCCACAACAGCACCAAAGAAAAGACTGATTAAGATTGCAATCCCGCCGCCAACAAAAATATAACCGGTCAGACGACTCATCACCATCTTTTCTGCATAAACTCCGAAAAAATATGAAGTTGAGTCTGAGATAATTGCCACAAGAAACCACAACAAGTTGAGTTGGATAAACTTGGTGAAGCTATTTTGATTCAGGGAATTCACGGCACGAACCATAATCAAAGAACTTCCTGCAGCACTAGCCATGCCAATTACACTAAATAATACCGCTATAGTAAAAAATCCTTTATTTTTAATCACAAAATCTCGCAGCATAAAGTCACCTTTTTCATTTATTTTCGTATTATTTTAATGATATACTTTTTTTTCAATTGGCTATCATAATTTTGTGGTTTTTAGCCGAAAGCAGAAAAAAGCATAACCGCAGGACCTTTAATCACTGCAACTATGCTTGTTGATGATAAATTTTAGTTAGAATAACGATAATTGGTTCTCTTCAGGTAGGTCTCTGAGAGCCCCACTTTGACTGAGGTATTCGATGATTTTGCCTGAAACCTTCCCCCGCAAAGCTAAGTCCTCTTGTGAGAGGAACGGTTGCTCCTCGCGTGCAGCCACAATTTGTTTGGCTACGTTGTCACCTAACCCAGGTACTGCATTGAAAGGAGCCAGAATTGTGTGCTCATCAAGCATCCTGAAATTCTTCGCGTCAGACTGTTCAATATCAACTGTCTTGATGTTAATTCCGCGCTCCAGACACTCATTAGCAAGCTCCAACACGGTCAGCAAATTTTTCTCTTTAGCACTGGCGTCGTTACCCTTCTCAGTAATCTCCTTGATCGCCGCCTTAACAGAATTCTTACCACGACTCATCGCTGTCAGGTCAAAGTCGTCAGCACGAACACTAAAATACGCCGTATAGTAGATGACTGGGTAGTATACCTTGAACCAAGCAATGCGCAATGCCATTAGAATATACGCTGTTGCGTGCGCCTTTGGGAACATGTACTTAATCTTCAGGCACGAATCAATATACCAGTCAGGAACATTCGGGTTCTCTTGCAGCAGCTCTTGCCACTCTTCCTTAATCCCTTTTCCCTTACGCACACTCTCCATAATTTGGAAAGAAATTTGAGGATCCATATCCCAGTGAATCAGGTCCATCATGATGTTATCACGACACCCAATCACTTCCTTCAGCGTTACCACACCTTTGTTAATCAGTTCCTCAGCGTTACCCAGCCAGACGTCTGTTCCGTGTGAAAGACCCGATATTTGTAACAACTCTGCAAAAGTAGATGGGTGCGTCTCTTCAAGCATTCCACGTACAAATCTAGTACCAAACTCCGGTACTCCTAATGTTCCTGTTTTGGAATAAATCTGCTCCTCTGTCACACCTAGCGACTCCGTGCCGGAGAATAGTTGCATAACTTTTGGATCATCCGTCGGAATTGTCTTTGGATCAACGCCGCTCAAATCCTGCAGCATTCTGATCATCGTTGGGTCATCATGACCCAGAATATCCAGCTTCAAGATATTATCGTGGATGGAGTGGAAATCGAAGTGGGTCGTCTTCCAAGCGGCATTTTGATCATCAGCAGGATATTGAATCGGTGTAAAGTCATAAATATCCAAGTTTTCTGGTACGACGATAATGCCAGCTGGGTGTTGCCCGGTTGTCCGTTTAACCCCCGTCGCCCCCTGAGCCAAACGATCGAGCTCAGCATTTCTCAGTTGCAAGCCTTTTAGTTCCTCATAGTGCTTGACGTAACCAAACGCCGTTTTGTCAGCGACAGTCGCAATTGTGCCCGCCCGAAAGACATGGTCCTCACCGAAAAGTACCTTAGTGTAGCCATGAGCCACGGGTTGATAATCACCTGAGAAATTCAAATCGATATCTGGTACCTTATCACCTTTGAAACCCAGGAAGGTTGCAAATGGGATATCATGCCCATCCTTCACCAACTCGGTACCGCAGTTAGGGCATTTCTTATCCGGTAGGTCAAACCCAGATCCGTATTCACCCTTCTGGAAAAATTCGGAGTAGAAACAGTGTGGACACCGATAGTGTGGTGGCAACGGATTAACCTCCGTAATTCCCGTCATCGTGGCTACCAGACTAGAGCCGACAGACCCACGTGAGCCGACCAAATAGCCATCTTTATTTGATTTATATACGAGCTTTTGCGAAATTAGATAGATTACACTGAAACCGTTCTTGATGATACTGTTCAGCTCGAGCTCTAGCCGGTCTGCAACAATCTTTGGTAGTTCCTCACCGTAAAGTTCGTGTGCCCGATCATAGCTCAACTGTTTAATCTCATCATTAGCGCCCGGCATGTCCGGTGTGTAAAGTTTACTTTTCACGGGTGTAATCTCATCGAATTGCTCCGCCAACTGATTAGGGGTAGTAATCACGACCTGCTTAGCCTTCTCGGCACCGAGGAAGGAGAAGGCAGCGAGCATCTCCTGCGTAGAGCGGAAATGTAAATCGGGTAACTTCTGTCGCCGTAACGGACTGCTTTTGATTGATGCAATCAAAATTTCACGATAAATATGATCTTCCGGATTAAGATAGTGTGCGTCACCAGTCGCAATCACCGGAATATTGAGCTCTTCACCAAGCTTGACAATATTGGCAATAATCTCCTGCAGCTTCTCCTCGTTTTCAATTAGCTGACTGTCGATCAGAGGTTGGTAATTTGCAGGTGGTTGAATCTCGAGATAGTCATAGAATTGCGCCAATCGTTTGGCCTCTTCATAACCCTTTTGCATCATCGCCGTAAATACGGCACCATTTGAACAGGCACTACCAAAGATCAGTCCATCATGGAGTGCAGTTAATTGCGACTTGGTGATTCGTGGTACCCGGTAGAAGTACTCGGTATTGCCCTTCGACACAATTTTGAAAAGATTTTTCAAGCCAGCCTGCGTTGTAGCCATGACAGAGATATGCGTTGGCCGAGCACGCTTATAAGCCTCACCATACTTTGCATAATCATTGAAGTTTTGCAGATTGGTCTCGTTAAAACGCTCCTCAAACAGTTTGACCAGTTTATACATCAAATAACCTGTGGTTTCGGCATCACTATCAGCCCGGTGATGGTGCTCCAACACAATGTTATATTTCTTGGCCAGAGAATCCAGTTTATGATTGGTCTGCTCCGGATTGAGTAGCCGGGAAATCTCCAGCGTATCAAGGACCGGCACGGTAATTTCGGGTAAGTTGGCACGGGTTAGCGCAGCATTAATAAAGCCAA
This window harbors:
- a CDS encoding PolC-type DNA polymerase III: MSKEQELFQKLLEQIKFPTEGFDQATLNSGAIQKVDIYSQERKWIFHLFFNQVLEFSSFVELIKDIEHHFSGIVETGVVVQTENNEVGSNLTELNNYWHYIVGQSAVLNMAQKEIIKKYSPDYVNNELAIKVDNSVVEGLFTAEILSDFATEIAQYGFGKQKLTTAIDDAAFQSNLLSLQEAHAAHEQAISSVLLEQESQKERQVRATKSSVIGNKIGNAKVTQMHEIQEEMSNLVVEGNIFKIELRQLRSGRYIVTGEITDYTDSLSFKRFAKDDDEVETLKSIKSGAWAKLKGNVQEDTYMRDLVFNVNQIELVEHVGRTEEYAGDEKRVEFHLHSNMSQLDATNNVADFVKMAAKFGQKAMAITDHGGAQAFPDAHAAGQKYGVKILYGVEANMVDDHSRLVVNPADQEVTTTEYVIFDVETTGLSAVYDTIIEIGAVRMKEGTVIARFDEFINPHHSLSEVTINLTSITDDMVQNADDEQDVIKRFNEFMSGAVLAGHNVQFDIGFINAALTRANLPEITVPVLDTLEISRLLNPEQTNHKLDSLAKKYNIVLEHHHRADSDAETTGYLMYKLVKLFEERFNETNLQNFNDYAKYGEAYKRARPTHISVMATTQAGLKNLFKIVSKGNTEYFYRVPRITKSQLTALHDGLIFGSACSNGAVFTAMMQKGYEEAKRLAQFYDYLEIQPPANYQPLIDSQLIENEEKLQEIIANIVKLGEELNIPVIATGDAHYLNPEDHIYREILIASIKSSPLRRQKLPDLHFRSTQEMLAAFSFLGAEKAKQVVITTPNQLAEQFDEITPVKSKLYTPDMPGANDEIKQLSYDRAHELYGEELPKIVADRLELELNSIIKNGFSVIYLISQKLVYKSNKDGYLVGSRGSVGSSLVATMTGITEVNPLPPHYRCPHCFYSEFFQKGEYGSGFDLPDKKCPNCGTELVKDGHDIPFATFLGFKGDKVPDIDLNFSGDYQPVAHGYTKVLFGEDHVFRAGTIATVADKTAFGYVKHYEELKGLQLRNAELDRLAQGATGVKRTTGQHPAGIIVVPENLDIYDFTPIQYPADDQNAAWKTTHFDFHSIHDNILKLDILGHDDPTMIRMLQDLSGVDPKTIPTDDPKVMQLFSGTESLGVTEEQIYSKTGTLGVPEFGTRFVRGMLEETHPSTFAELLQISGLSHGTDVWLGNAEELINKGVVTLKEVIGCRDNIMMDLIHWDMDPQISFQIMESVRKGKGIKEEWQELLQENPNVPDWYIDSCLKIKYMFPKAHATAYILMALRIAWFKVYYPVIYYTAYFSVRADDFDLTAMSRGKNSVKAAIKEITEKGNDASAKEKNLLTVLELANECLERGINIKTVDIEQSDAKNFRMLDEHTILAPFNAVPGLGDNVAKQIVAAREEQPFLSQEDLALRGKVSGKIIEYLSQSGALRDLPEENQLSLF